GTTCTCTAACTTAATGCTTGCCTCTGCTCAAAACACGTAATCCTACCTATTTGGCTTGTCTGGGGCAACTTCAAATTTACAGCTGCCAATTTGGGAGTCAGAACCCGTCTGACccttttttcttttagctCATCAGTGAACCAATAAAGTATGCTACCAGAAAAAGGGCTCGCAATTGATGTTTTATTTCCTCGTTATATGTGTGTGGGCCATACAAATGCAGTTTGAGAAATGTTTACCTCTACACTCACCTCCACCCCTGTTTGTTCTGCGAAATCAGGTTAACGAAGAGTCTTCTCCTAAGCCAATTGAAATGCGTGCGGAATTTGGTTCAATGAAGAGCCGGTTGCAGCTTTCGACAGCCACAATTAGCATCCCGGGCCTACAGTTCGTAGTGCAGTCAAAGAATTTGCAAAGTGCCCGGGCGCAGATGACAAAGATGGAACTTGAGCAGCCtgataaattgaaatttgagCTGAAACGTTCGTTAGTTTGCTGAGGCACTTCAGGCTAGATCCTCCTGCTTTTGCACAGGCTTTTCCTCAACGTCGCTGTGCCACACTTCAAAGTTCGCGTTGTCGCCAAGTTCGGCGGGTAATGAAAGTTGCGTGCCTCCTTGTCTGATGTGATGGCAGAGCGCCGAAGGACGCagaaggacgaaggacgaggACGTGACGGCGTCAAGTGGCAAGGCGGTtgcattcaaattaaatagcaTTTTGATGAATATTGATTGATTGCCTTTGCCTTGGGGCAAATTAGAAGCGCAAACCGCATCgacaaagtttttatttgtgcgCCGCAGGCGAGTGGGCGGTCTAAAGTTTAGCCTTCAGTTTTATAGGGGGCGGATTTGGATTGGAATTATTTCCTATTCAATTCAACTTAAAGCGATCAATTTAATTGACCCCAGATTTGGTGTAATAAACTAAAACAGACAAGGAGATTGTGACACTTTTAAGTGAGTCTCATTTATTTGCATAGTTGCACATACattacttaatattttatttttcaaattaaccATACGGCTATGAAATATAAAAGTGGGGCAAAgactaaaatttgttttgttttcattgaaaTTTCAATATCAACTGCACACGTTTAAAATCCTATTAAAATGTATCGGGAATTGGTATTTCAGttaagatacatttttattcaataaaacTATGCAAATATGGTCTAAAAAcccaataaatatttctttctgGCGATTTTTCTTTGCTACCTAcagcataaatttcatttcgcGGGTATCGCTGGGTGCTTTGTTAAATATGAAAGGACTTCCTGGCTGCCGAGCCAACGCTAAGCCATTTTCGTAATGGAGGCTACAAAGTATTGCAGTCTTTGCCGACGACAGACGACCCACAAGGCGAGGCAATGTCCTCCGGACGAAACACAATGCAAGCGGCAACCGGAAATGAGTAAACAAGCGTCAAATAGTGAAAACGGCGGACCCAAGTACAATGCAATTCCCAGTAGTCCCggctccactccactccactccactgtACTCCACTCCTTGAGTCCTTTTTCGTGCCTCGGCAcgagaaaacaaataaatgaaacattaAACGAGACAAGGAGCTGAACCAAAGGGGAACAGGGGCTGCCCGAGGGTGGGAAAGGGGAGAGGACAGGGAGAGGGGGCCGTCGCATAAGGACGAAAAATGAGCACCGAAGACAACAACCGGATATCCTGGAACTTTATAAGGAGCTCCCCAAAAAAGGACAGctacaacgacaacgacaacgacggCAAGGACAACgaagtttattttaacttttgatTTCCGCCTTTTTCGGCACAACCCAATGCCTTCACCCCTCTCGAGTGCATTGGCAAATGATTGCATGGAGTGGCAAAGTTGCGCTTTCAAGAGAATATCGAGAAAGTCGGCTTggcattaaaaatgaattaaattcaCAACACAGTCCTTTGCTGAAGGCGACGAAGGAGAAAACGGGCGGAGAAAAAAGAGACATGTTTTAGTTTGCACCTGACAATGCTTTAATCCgcccaaattaaatatactgtgggtaaacaaataaaaaaatatcatgAAATCAACATTGGacacatatattaaaaaaaaatataaaatattaataataatttatcgTCACTACATGCACTGCCGTCAATAGTGATACCATCTAAAACTGGTACAAATCTGTTCCCTACGCACGGAAACAGATATTTTTGCCGGTGATAATGGAGAAAGTCATAACCGGTTCATGGAGCCCAAAAGCCAGACTCAACTTGtttcaaataaaactaaacaagtAGGCACTGGCTTTTTGCTGTCAATCGATTTCCTACCTGACTGTGAATGCGACCAATATTATTCAGTTTATTTCTGGAGCCCAAACAGGAATCACCTCCAGACTTAAGCTCCAAATTCTCAGTATTTTTTcgtattattaaaaaaaaattaaaattttccggCTAGTTTTAAGAATAAAGTGAATTTTAACTTAAGCACATAACCATTATAGAATAACGACAAAGTTGGCGTTTATTGACCTAGACAACGACACAGTCAGCGCTTGGTGGCCTGGACATATTTTACTCAACACAGTTAATTACATCGGGGCTTTGGTAAGTATATTTTAATCCTTCTTTAAAGGTAATAATATACccttttttaagctttttaggATTAAGGAACCAGAACCGGAAGAATCAACACAAAACATGATAAGACTGTATAATGTTGAGTAAGCTGataattttcgttttttctaGCTAAAGTGAGTTCAACGAAAGATCGCCTCTCTCCTGCAGTCCACAATTCCTGGCTTGTTTTCTTTGATGGCACACCACTGGCAAAGTttcttaaaaagtttaatgaaTACATATCAATCCTTGACTGGGAATATCTCActggaataataaaataccaatgctcgaaaataataaatgtacaCTTATACACTTATACACTTTGCtggaattcaaaataaaagtaaatactcaaagtaatttgaaaacaaaatgaagtTTGAAATTTCTGATATCGCAGAGTATCCTAGGTttgcaataaatttttcaGTAGTGCAACCTTGAAAACCAATCTGCACTTTGCACTTTTTGGTTAAATCTTGATTTAATCACCATAGCCTTGACTTAAAATTTTCTTGTATATCTTTCGGATGCTGGCATTATTTCTTAGTAACATTTAGACAGTCGAACCTTACACAGCTTATTAGTACAAAAGTCtctgaaaaaacaaaatgccgAAGCCAACAGTGGATACATCTTACATTCTCTCAAGGTAAGACAACATTCCGTACAGATCAGAAATGGTAACAATTGCTTTGGTAAAGGGGGTCTAGTAATTTGTCGATGGTTCCTGAAGATGATGAATTTGACGATCTGGAAGAAGGCACTGAACAAATGAGTCGATTCAGCCTAACCGCTAGCCTAACGCGGTAAGTCAAAAAGTCAAGATATTTGACGAAAACTCAAAAAGGTCCAATTTTGATAGCACGCAGAGCGTGTTAATGGACTACAGACAGTTCAAGGCAGCTCGCACAATTCAGCGTTTCGTACGCGGCTGGCTGGTGCGCCATCATCTCAGAAAAGCCCAGGAGTGGGCGATTGTCATCCAGAAATGGTGGCGACGTTTCCAGGCCCAAAGAAATCTGAACAGTGTGGCCGAAAAGGTCCTGCAATCGACTATTTTGGCCCACTATGACAGGTCTGCCACCCTAATCCAGACCCTTTATCGCGGCTGGTGGTCGCGAAAACACGTCTTCGACCTCACCATGCTCAAGACCCTACAAAACACTCTGGCAAAGGACCTCGTCCACACTCTGGTCAAGTATATGTACCTTATGAAGCGATCTGATCTAATGCCAGGAATTTACACAATAAAAGAGTCGGGGTAAGTGTTCAgatattacaaaaaacaacttttattaaagtttaataacCAATTTTTATCATGGAACTCAGGATTCGGCCATAAGCCAAACACTTTTATtctaatacaaaatttaaaaaatatatcacttaattaatttagttagTTTACAAAGATTTAGATTTTAACATTCAGCACTTGTTTATATGTGGAAGAGCTATAAAGGTTCCTATATCGTCCTTTCTAGCATGTGTCTTAAAACATTGGAGCAACTGATGTCAACGTTCGGCTTTCGCTACTTTAACGCTCAGGCCTGCTACATAATGAACAAGTCCTTGTCAACGGTGGCTCAGGGGCGTAAGGCGTTTGGAAGCTGTGTCGATTTCACCGATGTACCATATTCCGGATTCAATGACAAGGGCATGTGCGTGAATCGGAACTATTCCGTTGCGAATTTAAACGCAACGGAACCCGAACACTTCGAATTGGTTCAGACGTTCCTGGCTGGTCATCGGAAGATGGATATGGCAGTAACGGTTAAGCTTGATAAGATTGCAGCCTCCGCGGTGGAAGAACTTCGTAAGTTAACTCTTTCAATATGTACACGAACTAATAGCTTCTTTTATCTTTCAAAATGTCCAGGACTTAAGCATTCAAAGGagcgaaacaacaacaaaaaaagtttcattAGGCGCATTATTCTTGAAATGCAAAACTGGCACCATCCAGATGGGGAACCAATTCTGCCCAGCGCCATATTCAAGAAAAATGAACTGGATGCAGTGCTGCACAATGCAAAGAAGACCCTGGAATCTCTTTTTGGGCAACTAGAACCGTGTGTTTGTCCCACAACCGAGGACTTATCCTAccttgaaaatctttaagaaattattcttagatttgtatattttttattgagtgCAAGGCTTAAAAATATGGagtactttaaatgtttaaaaaatgtttatggcaAATCACATCTTTTAATAAAGATCATTAGCATCTAGTCGATCTGACTAATTGTGGAATTTGTAAATAGTGTTAGCGATTCAGAGTTAGTTATTTTTATCGCTATCCATTCGTTTGAGAaagtcataaatttaaaattgtgtaattcaaaatttttggataaaaaaaaaaaaattttaaattgaaatctttTTAGATTTGAACCTaatattttcttctatctTGAGCTTTGTAAGCCAGACGTTTCACGGCCCTTTCTTCGTCTGCTTAActttgtttctatttttatttattccgcACACACACGAATAAGTAAGTTCAATATTggcagcaaattaaatttaatgatgtTTGCTGCTTGCAGCCAAAAAAGAAAGGCCCTCGCAAAAAGCGAAGCACAAATTGCCAACTCTGGTAAATATTTACCAACTGACGCTAATGAACTTGAGCATACAAATGGGGATCGAGCAGGGGGCCAAGACTTTTGGGCAACACAGAGTTGTGCAGAATAATTTTCCCAAAAGATTTGCCAGACATTCGATTGTGTCGCTGGCTTCCATTAAAGAGTTTTTTCCCACCTCCTATGCCAGCGCAATAAGATAAAAGGCAGCTGCAG
This genomic stretch from Drosophila gunungcola strain Sukarami unplaced genomic scaffold, Dgunungcola_SK_2 000001F, whole genome shotgun sequence harbors:
- the LOC128261394 gene encoding uncharacterized protein LOC128261394: MPKPTVDTSYILSRGSSNLSMVPEDDEFDDLEEGTEQMSRFSLTASLTRTQSVLMDYRQFKAARTIQRFVRGWLVRHHLRKAQEWAIVIQKWWRRFQAQRNLNSVAEKVLQSTILAHYDRSATLIQTLYRGWWSRKHVFDLTMLKTLQNTLAKDLVHTLVKYMYLMKRSDLMPGIYTIKESGMCLKTLEQLMSTFGFRYFNAQACYIMNKSLSTVAQGRKAFGSCVDFTDVPYSGFNDKGMCVNRNYSVANLNATEPEHFELVQTFLAGHRKMDMAVTVKLDKIAASAVEELRLKHSKERNNNKKSFIRRIILEMQNWHHPDGEPILPSAIFKKNELDAVLHNAKKTLESLFGQLEPCVCPTTEDLSYLENL